The genomic window TGTTGGCCAATACAATAACCCCCTCCACAAAGGTGTCGGCACAGGCAAGTTTGAATAATGGCTGGAGGTCACAGAAGTAGTGGTCAATCACATTGGGGCCACAGAAGGGCAACTGAATGGTAATAAGAATCTGAATTATGGAGTGAATGAAGCCCCCCAGCCAGGAACCAGCCACCAGAACATGACACAGTTGGCGGCTCATGATGTTCATGTAACGAAgaggcttgcagatggccacgtagcggtcataggccatcaccACAAGTAAAAGGATCTCAGCAACTCCGAAGAAGTGGAAGAAGAATATCTGGGCCAGACAGCCCTGCAGGGAGACGGTTTTGATCTTGGCGAGTAAGTCAATGAGGAATTTAGGGACAGTTGTTGAGGAGTAGCTGATCTCCACCAAGGACAGGAAGccgaggaagaagtacatgggggaaCGCAGACTCTTACTGACACTGACCAATACAACAATGAGGCCGTTGCCCACCACCGTGGCCAGGTACACAGGAAGAAACAACAGAAAGCATACTCTCTGCACGTCTGGATCCTGGAAAAGGCCAGTGAGAATCAATTCAGTCACATTATTTGTCCTGGCCATGGATTCAGCTGAAGTGTGCTCTCTGCTGGGTGGTGTAGGCCTGCAATACAACAAACATGCTTGTAACACCTGTGTAGCTGTTTGTGGAGGAAGCCACATTTAGCCAATATGTACTCATGCAGCATTAAAAATTAGCAATCTTGGCaggcgccgctgctcacttggctaagcctccacctacggcgccagcaccctgggttctagtcccagtcggggcactggattctgtcccagttgctcctcttccaggccagctctctgctgtggcccgggagtacagtggaggatggcccaagttcttgggccctgcacctgcatgggagaccaggaggaagcacctggctcctggcttcggatcggtgcagcgccagctgtagcggccattttgggggtgaaccaatggaaggaagacctttctctttgtctctttctctcactgtctaactctgcctgtcaaaaaaaaattagcaatctAACACTTAATGTTATTGTAATTAATTTAAGTATTATAAAAATAAGGCTTGGGCAACAATTATTTGCAGAACCAGTCTGTCTTTCAATTGAGGAGTATAATTACCAGAAAGTATGCTTAATTAGTGGAGCCATTTAAGTGAATAGTCATTTGTGTATTATcttcattgcattttctttttttctgctctttacattttttatttacataaagggaacaaatttcacgtATCTaacatacatacagttttaagactGTGATAATACTCCTCACCCAACCCACCCTCCTTTaatcccaccttccctcctccttcttttcttatttttcttttaatttttacaatgacgtgttttcagttttctttataatcacaagtttttCATAGTGCTGCCCTTTCGGGAATCCTCTGACAATTCTGCCCCTGTATTCCTTGTTACCCTCATCTGTGCCTCAGGGGAcgccttggtccatcttctgttgctgtcCCTAAATGCCACAGTCCGGGCAATTTATAaagaaagactttttatttaCCTCATCCCTGTGGAAGCTGGGCCATCCCAGAGCATTGATCTGGCCTCTGCTCAGCATCTGATGAGGGCCCTCCTGCCAGGCCACGGCACGGCGAAGGCATCAGACATGCACACAGAACAAGCATGCCAGAGAGAGCCTGCTTTTACAACAAAGCCACTTTCTGAATAACCCGTTATTCCACAGtggattaatccattcatgaggacaGCGCTCTTATGACCCAAATGAACATAAGATTGGGGGATTCAATTGCCCTCCCATGAATTCCAGAAAAAGCACCCAAGCCATTTCAAGGGATTATCTATCTCCTCACTGATAATTCCCCCTTCCCAAAAGGTCCCCTGTACTATTTTCTTTCCTGTATTGAATTATCAGTCCTGGGGGCAGTTGTTTCTCTCAagagttaaaccaccacttggaatACCCGCATGCCATCCTGGAACGCCTGGGTCCCCATCCTGGCTCTACTCtccactccaccttcctgctaaagcagcaggacctggcccaagtagttggatccctaccATTTATGTacaagacacagattgagttctggcttcagcctggctgggtcAGGAATTTGGGAATTGAGTCAGAAATGGAAGAGATGTTGCTTGCTCGCTTtccctcaaataaagaaaatagattaaaatgttttaaaactactAAATTTTTGCCCATCTTCAACAGACTTAAGTTGACTTCCTTCACCAGTCTTGCAGCTTCAGTAAGCATGTTTATATGACAAACGTTCAAACACTCTGGGGAGAATTCACCTTATGAGTTTTCATCATTCCACTATTCCTTTCCCACTTTGCACTACTCAAACTCCTGACAGATCCTGAACTCCAAGAGCTTGTCCCTGAGGGCAGTGTTGTTGCCAGTGCGATTGTGCCACCAGGGTAGAATTCACTAGCGAAGAATATGATGACAAGAGTGATGAACTTTCTCTAAATTACTTCCCTGCAACAAATACTTACCTAGAACCGTATACATATCTAAAGGCCCAGCAGATTACACAGAAGAAATATGTATCACAATGCAACCCACAAGCTAACAATATCCTGCGATTCAGAACAATACTCTCAGATTAGAGTGCcccactgggattttttttttttactacatttgatccatgaaaaataaggaagaaaaagtaTGAACACTTTCATTTTCTGctataaaatttatttccattgttttccccCTTATCTTTGATTAAATACTGAAATTGCAAGAAATGCACTTTTAAAGACTTCCATATACACCCTGAAAACCTAGGATAGAATCAACAATGAACTcaaacatctggggctggcactgcagcaggctGGTTCAACTtacacctgcaacaccggcatctcatatggacttCAGTGtgataccagctgctccacttccaatcaagccccctgctaaggcacctgggaaagaagcagaagatggcccaagtcttcgggcccctgcacccatgtgggagacccagaagcagctcctggttcctggctcctggctcctggcttcagcctggcccagccctggctgttgctggctgttgcagacatttggggagtgaaacaacataaggaagatattctctctctccctctctctctctccctctgtaactctgcctttcaaataaataaataaatcttaaaaaaaaaaaaaaaaaaacagataaaggcTTGGGGGTGAGCATCTCCTCCCCACTGCTGATGTTTCCTGCCATGTGCAGAGACACAGATGAAGACGGCACTTCCAGTCCTCCCTGCCACGGGGAAGGCAGGGGTACCTGGAAGGAGAAATCAGGCAGACACAGGTGGGCACtgtgccctctcctccccctcttgcAGCACAATTTCTGCTCTGTCGCAGGGGCAGCCTCTGTCTCTGCAGCCTTAGAGATGGGGCAGTACGTGGGGCAGAGCTGATGCCACCAtgactgcatgtgtgtgtttgccttgTTCAAGGGCTCAGTTTGGGGAAagccattttttgtttgttttgttttgttttttgttttttgttttttgttttgttttgtgtatttttttttgacaggcagaatggacagtgagagagagagacagagagaaaggtcttcctttgccgttggttcaccctccaatggacaccgcggctggtgcaccgtgctgatccaaaagcaggagccaggtgcttctcctggtctcccatggggtgcagggcccaagcacttgggccatcctccactgcactcccgggcaacagaagagagctggcctggaaggtgggcaaccgggacagaatccggcgccccgaccgggactagaactcgatgtgccagtgctgctaggtggagaattagcctattgagccacggcgccaggggAAGGCCATTTCTAAAGCCACCTTATCCATCACCATTTTTATCAAGAACAAAGACAATGTCCTAGCCCCACTCCAATGCCTTATTTCTAAATTAATTCAGCATTCGTATAGGAAAGGGATATATTAAGCTTTCATAAACCCACAAAAGATGTCTCCCCCAGTAGGtttgtaaaagagaaaaaagattgtaaacaacctaaatatccatcaaaGCGGAAATAAGACTTTCTGCCTACCCAGAGCCACAGCCATTTAATTTCTTGGGGAGAAGATCTACTATGGGACAAAAAGAGGGGGAGGTACAAGTGAAGGGTTCAGCCATTCCTGAGTGCAGAAGCCGCTTACCTGAAATACCAAGGTTTTAAAAGGCTGCATGTGTAGcagaaaaattatgctaaaactCACAGAACAAGCAGTGTGGCTAAACTATTCATTGGGTGCCCTTTCTGCTGGGGGCAGAAGTGTGAGTACCAGGCACCTGGAGTCATCAGGAATATCTCAGAAGGTGAAGATTATGAGACCCTCATGAATCACATTTGACCACATCCACACTCGGGAGCCCAGGAAACAAGGATTTGTACAAAAGTTAGGGGTGCAGTTCAGGGGACGAGGCTATGACGCCCCAGGAGACCCACGGGTCAATATCATGTGGGATACACTGCAATGAGACCATGGCCTTCCCAGCTGTGCAGCTTGGGCTTTGATTGGCTCCATGTTTCTCTTTGGTTTCCTAACTGTAGTCCATCCTCACATCCCATTCATTTGACCAGCAAGCCATCTCTTCTCGGTGCCCTTTCGTCTCCATGCTTCCTGCCATGCCCTGCTCACACGCTTTCAGCTGATGCCTACGTGACTAAAACCTCCTGGTCTCAGATTGTCCACCCCATCCACCCTGCACACTGCAGTCAGATAACTGCTTCCTACACCCACGTATCCTCAGATCTCTCTGCTGCTAGGAATAACCAGGGCAACACCGAATTCCTCCGgctcatttttaaagatgtgcATGGTCTGCATCTCTACAGCATTTCACACACTTCCCCCAGTAGCCTTCAGCTCATCTTTTTTACAGTCAGGGTCCTGTCCCCACCTCATAAGCCCAGTCTGCTCGTTCCCACTGCAGAGCCCTCATTCACCTGCGATGATCTGTCCTGGACACTTCCAATCCTGCCCACCTTTCAaacccactcccccccccccggttTGTTCCATAACATTGCTTTTATTACCCCGACCCCTATGTACCTTTGTTCTctgaaaattggaaaaataatttcttcatcttccatAAACACAAATCTGGCCATGTTATTTCTCTACTTAAAGTTTGCCGACACCGCCTCTTTGGTCACAGCATGAATTCTAATATTCTTAGCATGGAGTTCAGGTCCTTCTGAAACTGGTTATTGCACTTTAATTGTCCTTCCCTAAATGAACACTAGGTAGCTATTTCCTGAATGAAGATACTCTCTCCCTTTTTGGCTTACTATCCCTTCTTTCTATATTGCACTACTGCAAAAATAATGTACTCTCTCTTGTGTTTTATGAGTTTATCATACTTCTTATAGCAATCAATgcattgttttattattatagCCACTGTGTCTATATACTCTACTCACTAATATACAGTTCCAGTTTTCAAAATTATGTCTAATGTTTTCCTTAAGTCTTAATTATTAATTGCATTTTTGGTTTATAGGAATAGCTGCATTCCAATACTACCTACTATAAGCCACATACTTTATAAGTGTTCTATATATGAATTAATCAGCTCAGTTCTTAGAACAAACCTGTGATATGAGTATAATTATTATCTCCTCTTTATTCAGTGTGAGAAAAGGGAAAtgcagaaaagtaaataaatctgccTACAACTACACAGCAGTGAAGCTATGATCTGAAACCAGGCAGCCTACCCACAATTCTGTGTTCTGTAACCATTATCCTATATCATATATAGGTGCACAACACAACACATAGGTGAAGAGTTAAAGTTAAATAACCCCTTTGTTTAGAAATTGATTGTAAATGTATTTGCCCAAACAAATACATGCCTCTTATCTGAGTTTAAGCTCAATCTAATTTTTGATCCGTTACAGAAATTAAGTAAAACATGCTAGGACCAATTGCACATTCACTCACAGATAAGAGGAAAAATATGTAGGGTCCAGTTCTTCCAGGCTCCATCCCCAAGGAGAGGAATACCAGATACCTTGCCTTCAGAAAAtgccctattttttcttttctgtcatcTCTTTCTTTTCTGAGTTTATTCCCCTCCTTGCCACACCTGCTCACACATTCTCATTGTCTCTCGTATTTACCTGGTAAGAAATGCCCCTCTCTCTGCTGCATCCAGCACATGGAAAGATCCAGTAGTCAGTTTATGAAAGCCTGAATCAGCCTATGAGGATGTAGCTTTTGCATCAGCTAAGCTTCTGGACTCTGGACCAGGGCACAGTGATAGACTACAGGAAATGATTAGAGACAACTCTAAGGCAGCCTTCTCATGCCTAGATGACTGATCTCAGAGAGAAGTAATGGAACCTCTGACCCAATCAAATGCTCCTATCTGGTAATTCCCAAGTGGTACTACACAGAATTCAAAAACGTGTAAGGGACTTTAAAATCATCAAATTTTATGCTATGGATATCatactacaataaaaaaaaaactattaattcAACACAATAAACTTACCAGATCCAAcaatctcattttacaaatgcacACATGAGGCTCAAAGAGAAATACCAGCTTCCCCCACATCTTGTGACTGCTTAGAAACTTTGCACCTTATTTCTATCATATCACCCACCTTTAGATCAAAAGAGGAGCTGGTGTGGTTTTCCTCTGCCTTGgaacaaaaactgaaaaagatgGATGTCAAATACACCCAGTGTCTCCCATTCAGCATGAAGTTAGCCATCTGATGGAACAGGTGCTCTGCCTTGGGACAACTGGGATGAGATGGAGCACTGGACTCCTCTCTGGGAACCCGGCTCCTTGAACAAGCAAGGTCCCTGGGCTAATAGTACCAGCTCCGCTGATTTCTCACTGAGGATCCCCAGTGAACAAAATCCTAAGCCATTCTGGGAGAAGTGTTGAAAACAGGTGGAAAGATTTTACCTCCGCTTATGGATGATGTGACAGAAAATGACAGAAGTTAATTGATTTCCCAAGGCAACACTCTAGCTATTTGCTAGGTAACTAACTCAGAAATCTGTGCCTTTCAACATTGGGGTTCTCTCTGATGGTAATAGGTGGTGGATCCTATTGAGTTTCATGGATCGCACCTTGTCCCCAAAAGCAAATCACGAATGATTCTGGGAGCTTTCAGAAGACAAAGTAGATGATGTCTAAAAAGGGAAAATACAGGGGATCCATATCAGGGCTAATATTTGAGTGCCTCATAGCacagaaatacacaaaaatcatagGTAGCAGCAAACCTAGAGAATTTAAGATCTTATTCTGATGCAGAAAATCTGCCAACCACTCAAAGAGTTGTGATTAAATGCTGAGGCCCCTgaactatttaaaataatgaagccATACACTATAATCAAGGGACCAGCTTCCCCGTGGAATTTCTTTTCCCTAGAGTAAAACTTTTCCAAATAAACTATGACCTGAGGAAATTTTCAAAATCTGTTTCAATCATGTTAATGAGATTTCCTTAAAGTTTTTGTACTCGATAGtaagaaagtaaaaggaaaatatctAAAGGAAGATGCTAAGAAAGTTCTTTCTGGATTTGACTACTGAGAATAAGTATATGAGTGAAGAGAGGAGGAAATTAGGAATGGGTAGGGAGCCAGGCCACCAGAGCACCAGTTTCAGTTCAGTGTGGATTAACTATCTAGCTACAATCACTCCATGTCACCTCTCCACTCATCACTCTTCCCTATCTCCACCTTCATACAAAATGATAGTCTACATTATCGTCATTGCACCTACCAACTCTTCTATTCATGTATTCATGTATGATATTCAAAAGTAAAATCACAtattcttcctgtctctccatcaGTGATGACAGAAATCATAATCATGCATTCTGGTGAGAATTTCCTCTTCTAAAAGAGCTGCCATTCATCCTTTctctcatctgctcattcatCAGCCTTGAGTCCTGTTCCATGCCATGCACTCTTCTAGGTGCTGGAGATTTGGCAATTTATGCAGGTTCTAGCCTTCCTATCTCTCCAGGACACAATGCAGATCAAGCAAGacaacaaataagtaaaacaatatAATAATCATAGGGCAATAAGTCCTGTGAAGAAAATTAAACAGATCAAGAGGGGTGGGAGTTTAGCCTAGAGATTATGACCCTGGTTAAGCTACTCACATGCCATGTCTGAGTACCTGAGTTCCAGAcctagctttggctcctgactccaacttcctgcaaagCAGAACCATGGAGggagtggtgatggttcaagtagttgggttcctgtcccccACATGTGAGCCCTGAATgtagttcccagctcccaactttgacTCTGGACATTCTAGACATTCTAGACATTTGTGGATAttgtgcatctctctctctctctctctctctctctctctctctctctctctctccctcatgtgtatgtgtgtttgcctCTCAAAACAGTAATGTTCAAACACACAATAAGAACCTCAGTGAATTCTGacagacattattttattttacgtAAGTTGGTAAGTAAAGACTACCACCACTTGGCAGATGTCTGCATGCTGTCTATGCTGTCTTGCGACAGTTTTTCACGTGCTCAGTCACCATGTGGATAAGGCTATCATGTGTTTTTATCATGCATTAGCAAAGTTAAATAATTTCATCATAACAGAAAGTGCTATTAGCACACTGATCTAGAACACAGAAGCTCCAGGCAACAGAGTGTTTGCCTGGAATGTGAACCCAATGAAGCTAGGGGGCTTCTGAGGCTCCTATACCATGGTGTCCCTAACACTTAGAACGTTTATCACACAGTACATGCTCAAAAGTtttcttgaggggctggcattgtggcttagtgggtaaagctgccacctgcagtaccagcatcccatatgggcaccagttcaagtctcagcttctccacttctgatccagctttctactgtagcctgggaaagcagtggaagatggtccaagtccttggactcctgcacctgtttgggagacccagagaaagctcttggctcctggcattggatccatgcagctccatccattgcagccatctggggagtgaaccaatggatggaagacctctctctctctctctctctctctctctctgcctctgcttctttgtaactctgcctttcaaataaataagtaactcttttaaaaaaaagttttgttgaaTAAATTGTTAAATGCACTTAAAAGCCAAGAAAGTGGCAAGTAAAGTTAATTATACTACAATTAGAAACTGTGGTATTACCATGTCTTTACAAATACATctattgcccctcttccaggccagctctctgctgtggccagggagtgcagtggaggatggcccaagtccttgggccctgcaccccatgggagaccaagagaagcacctggctcctggcttcggatcagcgcagtgcgctggctgcggcggccattggagggtgaaccaacggcaaaggaagacctttctctctgtctctctctctctctcactgtccactctgcctgtcaaaaaaaaaaaaaaaacaaatacatctattaaatatttttctttccatgggAAATTGTGAAAAATGTGTGAGTCTCTAACGCAATCCTTGCACCTATTCTCCCTCACTCTtcaggaacagaacagaaacctgAGGTTTAGCTCCACACACTGCTACCCCCAATCAGAGTACACTTTCCAGCTTCCCTTGCAGTTAAGAATGGCCATGTGCCTGATTTTTATCCAAGAAGATGAATGTGATGTGCCATGTGGCACTGTTGGAAAATCTCCTACAGAGGAAACGTACTTGTTGatgctcttcctttctctttccctgcctcctaaaatacaaacaaaattctAGAGCTGTGTTGTCCAATATTGCATCCActctttaaatgtaaatgttaaaATTCAATATGATTAAAAACACAGTAtgcattgtatatatttattgaaatatcacactctACGCCATAAATGTGTACATTTATTAAGTGTTAAccaaaaagttttaaatgtttaaagagaTAGAAATAATAACTTCCCTGATTTGAACATACATTGAATACATATCAAATGATCATACTGTATCCCACAAATATATGTAACTAAAATGgtcaattgtttaaaaataaaataaaattcagttcctAGGTCTCAtgagccacatttcaagtgctcaggaGGCACCGCCATCTTGTACTGAACAGATGTAAGTATCTCCATCAGTATGGACAATCTACCTCTGCACTGCTGTAATTCCAACTCATTAAGTTGATCTTTGAAGTCCCACTGTTTGCAGTCCAGTACATATATCTAAAAAGGATACAAATAATTGATGGAAAGGacacaaaattatttatgtaGAGTATTTGCTTCCCCTATAAATTTTCAATACGAAAGATTACATCATACATATTATCTAAAAAGGAATTTTTCAATGTGACCAAACAGTAACTGAGGACAAAGTTCGTGCTTTCCCATGTTAAGTGCTGTTACAACTTCTGAGAATTGAGAAGACATCTTTGAATTTTCACAacattctctgtctctaaaaCAAAGGGGGAAAcgctttcctttcatttttgtgtGCTTTTACCAGTGAGACCAGAACAAAGTGAGTAATTAGCTCTCAATAGAGCCACCAAGATTCCACAATCAGTAGGTAAACTAACCCCTGAGAATTTTGACATTTCCATTAGAGTAGCTGTCAACCTCCTGGGCAGTATCCAATGCGAATTCATCAATGATGAGCTCATCATTGGTGATGTTCAGTCCAAAGTGCTCAGGTAGGAAACCAGACACGCACATCAATAAGACACCTTCCCATCAGAGCCCACACCCTGAGGTCCTGGCTTAATTTAGTACAAGCAAAGTGCTGAGAAAAAGGGAGGGCACTTCCACTCTGTTTAAAATTCTATGCCAGATTCTTTAAAATGAAcattaacaaaatataaaagcatTCAATATAAAAGATGATGAGAAGGCTTTGTTACAGTTgacatttattttacaaatattaattGAATACCTAATATGTGCCAGGTAGTGTGCTACACACTCAAAAGCAATTAAGCAATAGAGATTGCTTAGCCCAAAGAAATCTCAAAACAAAAGGTGTGAAGTGACTTCAGATGCTTGAAATATTTTGAGGTATAATCCATGCTTATTTGTGAGCAGCTCTAACAGGACAGAAAGAAAGCTGATGTGGTCAGGGATGCAAATGTCACACATAAGAACATTACTGAGCAAAACtgataatgatggtgatgatgatggtgatggtgatatgTATTGAGTGTCATGCTATTTGCACcatgttctttttcttaagacttatttattttatattttatttgaaagtcagagttacacaaagatagaaggagaggcgcagagagagagagacagagagagagaggtcttccatgcactggttcacttcccagatggccgcaacatctggagctgcattgatccaaagccaggagccaggagcctcctccagatctcccatgtgggtgcaggggcccaaggacttgggccatcttctattgcttacccaggccatagcagagagctagattggaagtggagcagctgggatcgaaccggtgcccatatgggatgctggcaccgtaggtagcagctttaccctctatgccacagtgccggtcccaccATGTTCTTTTCTAAAACACTTAAATGTATATGATctaattaaaacacaaaatattataaGCCTATACTTTCAACAGCCTCAATAAATTTCTGCAAAAAATAATTGCCCAGAAAAATTGAATGGCTTGGATATTGGGTCGTGGCTGACTGACAACTGGAAAAAACTAATGCATTTCAGAGTCTGAACTCTTAAAATTGTAACAGGAAGAAATGTGCTCCCCACCATGAAAGTACTAAAGAAGAATCTATAAGTGTGAGTATACCAAGGACTGCCCAAGGCCTAAGGGTTGGTTAGTCAACAAGTATTCATGAAGCATCTACTATGTGCATGATATGTAGAGCTTCAAAGACGCAGCAGCAGCACATGGAGAGCTAACAGGCTAACAAGAGAGAAATAATTACTCAAAGTGGCAGAAGATCTGGTAACTGAGGTCTCAATGGATGTATAGAATTTTGCCATAGAAAAAAGAGAATAAGTCACGCCAAGCCAACAAGCAGCGTTTTCTCAAGGATTAGTGTTGGTCAGTGACAGCTATTATAGGGAATAGCAGAGCAGGTGAGGAAGTTTTCCTGATGCCTGTATTAATCAGCTTTGCattacaacaacaaaacaccagaCACACCAGACCACTTTCTTGAGAAGaggaggtttatttagctcacagacTTGGAGGGTGAGGGTCATGGTTCTGCATTGATTCAGTCCTGGTGAGGACCTAGTGGTGAATGGCAGCTGTTGGAGCACACAGAGAGGGGGGACCACACACAAACCAGGAAGCAGATAAACATGGGAGGCACCAGATTTGCTTTCATAGCAATCCTCCCCAGAGAACTCAAGGGGTCTCATGAGAATGGCTTCCCAAGAGAGCACCCCCAGTGACCCAAGCACCTCTGGCTAGGCCCTGCTTCCCAATACTGCCACCCTGGAGTACAAGCCTCAAATCATAATGGACCCAAAGGAGACACTCAAGTCATAGCGAAACCTTAGCAATACCTTTAAAACCACTATTCACCTAAATGTTCAACCGGTATCTACAGGAGAAAGGGGAAAGGCCTTAAAGCTTATAGCTTCCCTGTGATGTTTCATCCATCTGCTAGGGAAGCTGCAGGCATTCTTCTACATAATTCTCAAGAAAAGGGGAAAGGTGCAGTGTAAATCTAATGCCAACATGTATACCTCCAGATCtaacaacagacatttttcaaatattcatcaAATAGTTCATGAACATGTGGGACAGTGGGGTTATGTGGATactctgagaagtgaaccaacatacACTCAGACTGTCTCATCCCTCCTCACTAAGAAGTGCTAAGAGGAATGAGGAGGTAAGGACTTGGCATGAACACATCGAGTAATCTGAAGGGGTCCAGAGTAGAAATACACTTAGCCTCCCCTTTGTACTTTAACTTAGGCCAATAAGTATATTCCAACATCATAAAAGACACATAGTGATTCcctttttgtgaaaatatttgacTTTATCTTTCACCCAAGAGATAGAACCAACATTACTTTGATATTATTTTTTGTGGGTCTTGGGCATTCTGTGAGAGCCCAAAAAGACTTATGGACTGTTGCTTGTATCAGTATGTCACAAGAACTGATTTTGCTCTGGGGGCTTTCCTAGTGCTCATGGTAGATGATCTATGGTAGACAATGCCAAGATTGATGACAAGAAAAAACCTGAGTCTGCAATTTTCAGACACATTGTCAGATAAGATCAGATTGGTATCCTCACCTCCAGATATCCCCTGATAAttcctttgatttgttttcttttttaatgaaatacagGTTGTTATCATGAGATAAAGTGGGAAAatatgaaagaaggaagggagaaagaggggatGAGGGAGTTattagggagggaggaaggaaatgaaagaggGAGGGGTTCAATTTACAGAACATTTGTCAAAATGTTATCTCTAGCACTTGCC from Oryctolagus cuniculus chromosome 1, mOryCun1.1, whole genome shotgun sequence includes these protein-coding regions:
- the LOC100348289 gene encoding olfactory receptor 4B1; translation: MARTNNVTELILTGLFQDPDVQRVCFLLFLPVYLATVVGNGLIVVLVSVSKSLRSPMYFFLGFLSLVEISYSSTTVPKFLIDLLAKIKTVSLQGCLAQIFFFHFFGVAEILLLVVMAYDRYVAICKPLRYMNIMSRQLCHVLVAGSWLGGFIHSIIQILITIQLPFCGPNVIDHYFCDLQPLFKLACADTFVEGVIVLANSGLIALCSFLILLSSYAVILFNLRKHSAEGRRKALSTCASHITVVVLFFGPAIFLYMRPSSSFTEDKLVAVFYTVITPMLNPIIYTLRNAEVKIAVRRLCGKTEHAGME